The Amycolatopsis sp. DG1A-15b genome window below encodes:
- the nhaA gene encoding Na+/H+ antiporter NhaA, giving the protein MTRPFSEFARYLRTETTGGLILLGATAVALLWANSPLRDSYHALRDFRLGPEFLHLNLTVGDWAKDGLLALFFFVAGLELKRELVIGELSRFKQAVLPVVAAIGGMAVPALVALAVGWGTPGIERAWAIPVATDIAFALGVLALTASNLPSSARVFLLSLAVVDDLGAIVVIAVLFTSGFDLVAVAVAVVALGLYAFLQHRRVRTPWLYAPLALVTWVAVHSAGIHATIAGVALGLLTRVRADEGEAEAPALRLEHRLQPWSAAVAVPVFALFAAGISVSGDSLGKVFTTALPLAVLAGLLGGKVVGILGASLLAVKLRAAEKPRGMGWRDMAALSVLGGVGFTVSLLIAELSLPEGTSELAKAAVLIASAVASLLGAALLLRRSRAHAQVE; this is encoded by the coding sequence ATGACCCGCCCGTTCAGCGAATTCGCCCGCTACCTGCGCACCGAGACGACCGGCGGGCTCATCCTGCTCGGCGCGACGGCGGTCGCGCTGCTCTGGGCCAACTCGCCGCTGCGGGACAGCTACCACGCACTGCGCGACTTCCGGCTCGGCCCGGAGTTCCTCCACCTGAACCTGACGGTCGGCGACTGGGCGAAGGACGGCCTGCTCGCCCTGTTCTTCTTCGTCGCCGGGCTGGAGCTCAAGCGCGAGCTCGTCATCGGCGAGCTGTCGCGCTTCAAGCAGGCGGTCCTGCCGGTCGTCGCCGCGATCGGCGGCATGGCCGTACCCGCGCTCGTCGCGCTGGCCGTCGGCTGGGGGACGCCGGGCATCGAGCGGGCCTGGGCCATCCCCGTCGCCACGGACATCGCGTTCGCGCTCGGCGTGCTGGCGCTGACCGCGTCGAACCTGCCGTCGAGCGCCCGCGTCTTCCTGCTTTCCCTGGCCGTGGTGGACGACCTCGGCGCGATCGTCGTCATCGCCGTGCTGTTCACGTCGGGCTTCGACCTGGTCGCGGTGGCCGTCGCCGTCGTCGCGCTCGGGCTGTACGCGTTCCTGCAGCACCGCCGGGTTCGGACGCCGTGGCTGTACGCCCCCTTGGCGCTGGTCACCTGGGTCGCGGTGCACTCGGCGGGCATCCACGCCACGATCGCCGGCGTCGCGCTGGGCCTGCTCACCCGCGTCCGCGCCGACGAGGGCGAGGCGGAGGCGCCCGCGCTACGGCTCGAGCACCGGCTCCAGCCGTGGTCGGCGGCCGTCGCCGTGCCGGTGTTCGCGCTGTTCGCGGCCGGGATTTCGGTCAGTGGCGACTCGCTCGGCAAGGTCTTCACGACGGCGTTGCCGCTCGCGGTGCTCGCCGGGCTGCTCGGCGGCAAGGTCGTCGGCATCCTCGGGGCCAGCCTGCTCGCCGTGAAGCTGCGCGCGGCGGAGAAGCCACGCGGAATGGGCTGGCGGGACATGGCCGCGTTGTCCGTGCTCGGCGGGGTCGGCTTCACCGTGAGCCTGCTGATCGCGGAGCTGTCGCTGCCGGAAGGCACCAGTGAGCTGGCGAAGGCCGCGGTGCTGATCGCGTCGGCGGTGGCGTCCCTGCTGGGCGCGGCGTTGCTCCTCCGGCGCAGCCGGGCGCACGCCCAAGTGGAGTGA
- a CDS encoding phage holin family protein → MSSPKHERTGPDGVGAVPYLPLSSASDIPGDQSLGRLVGDATQHISTLVRAEMELAKSELVGEVKKGLKGAVFFLIALTVFLYSTFFLFFFAAEGLAEWVRYRWIAFGIVFFLMLIVAGVAGFLGYRKVKKFKAPERTIASVKETAAALKPQRAPEAGLTTRD, encoded by the coding sequence GTGAGCAGCCCCAAGCACGAACGCACCGGCCCCGACGGCGTGGGGGCCGTGCCTTACCTCCCGCTGTCCTCCGCTTCCGACATCCCCGGCGACCAGTCGCTCGGCCGCCTGGTCGGCGACGCGACCCAACACATCTCGACCCTGGTCAGGGCCGAGATGGAACTGGCGAAGTCCGAGCTCGTCGGTGAGGTGAAGAAGGGCCTCAAGGGGGCCGTCTTCTTCCTGATCGCGCTGACGGTCTTCCTGTACAGCACCTTCTTCCTGTTCTTCTTCGCGGCCGAGGGGCTGGCCGAGTGGGTGCGCTACCGCTGGATCGCCTTCGGCATCGTGTTCTTCCTGATGCTGATCGTCGCGGGCGTGGCCGGGTTCCTCGGCTACCGCAAGGTGAAGAAGTTCAAGGCACCGGAGCGGACCATCGCCAGCGTCAAGGAGACCGCCGCCGCGCTCAAGCCGCAGCGCGCGCCCGAAGCCGGCTTGACCACGCGCGACTGA
- a CDS encoding alpha/beta hydrolase — MHASPDPSIVRLDGPWVHRDLSANGIRLHVAELGDGPVVVLLHGFAEFWWTWHHQLPALADAGFRAVAVDLRGYGDSDKPPRGYDAWTLAGDVGGLIKSLGARRAHLVGHAWGGMLAWTVAALHPRLVSSVTAIGAAHPLALRSGAARPWRGQGRAAGHLFRFQVPMAPEKWLVKDDAQAVEDLFGGWAGRRWRSTSDFTGSVEAFRQAMLVPGVAHSALEYYRWAFRAQFRGEGRRFTDAVGARIAAPTLQLHGADDTCILPETATSSTRWAGPHAEPEIWPDVGHFPHLEVPDRTSAALAGFLKRD; from the coding sequence TTGCACGCGTCCCCCGACCCGTCGATCGTCCGGCTCGACGGCCCGTGGGTGCACCGCGACTTGTCCGCGAACGGCATCCGCCTGCACGTCGCCGAGCTCGGCGACGGGCCGGTCGTGGTGCTGCTGCACGGGTTCGCCGAGTTCTGGTGGACCTGGCACCACCAGCTGCCGGCACTGGCTGACGCCGGGTTCCGCGCGGTCGCCGTCGACCTGCGCGGCTACGGCGACTCGGACAAGCCGCCCCGCGGCTACGACGCGTGGACGCTCGCCGGTGACGTCGGCGGGCTGATCAAGTCGCTCGGAGCGCGCCGCGCCCACCTCGTCGGGCACGCCTGGGGCGGCATGCTCGCCTGGACGGTCGCGGCGCTGCACCCGCGGCTGGTGTCCTCGGTGACGGCGATCGGTGCCGCCCACCCGCTCGCCCTGCGCTCGGGCGCGGCCCGCCCGTGGCGCGGCCAGGGCCGCGCGGCCGGGCACCTCTTCCGCTTCCAGGTGCCGATGGCGCCGGAGAAGTGGCTGGTGAAGGACGACGCCCAAGCCGTCGAGGACCTGTTCGGCGGCTGGGCCGGCCGTCGCTGGCGGTCCACTTCGGACTTCACCGGCAGTGTCGAGGCGTTCCGACAGGCGATGCTCGTGCCCGGGGTCGCGCACAGCGCGCTCGAGTACTACCGGTGGGCGTTCCGCGCCCAGTTCCGCGGCGAGGGCCGCCGGTTCACCGACGCCGTCGGCGCCCGGATCGCCGCGCCGACGCTGCAGCTCCACGGCGCCGACGACACCTGCATCCTCCCGGAAACGGCGACGTCGTCGACGCGCTGGGCAGGCCCGCACGCCGAGCCGGAGATCTGGCCGGACGTCGGGCACTTCCCCCACCTCGAGGTGCCGGACCGCACGTCGGCGGCCCTGGCGGGCTTCCTCAAGCGAGACTGA
- a CDS encoding FAD-dependent monooxygenase has protein sequence MRNVLISGAGVAGGTLARLLARSGWAVTVVDRAPGPRTGGQAIDVRGVALDVVDELGLGDRMRALRTRMRGMSMVDGDGHELFRSEEHTFTSGRLDNADFEILRDDVVGMLLEAPGVEYVFGDSITALTEEAHGVRVGFEHGGSRTFDVVVGADGLHSAVRRLAFGPEEDFTRHLGQYLAIFPTANFLGLEDWQVWFRHEHTGGVAYPVRDNTELRVTLGFGSEPLPRMAVPEQKRLIAERLGGVGWEVPKLLEAMAAADVFYFDAMAQIHLDRWSAGRVVLVGDAGYCASALSGQGTSLALVGAYVLAQELDRAAHDAAFAAYERRMRPFVALNQALATENPEGPASEESVERAKNAISLA, from the coding sequence ATGCGGAACGTCCTGATCTCCGGCGCCGGTGTGGCCGGCGGCACCCTGGCCCGGCTCTTGGCCCGTTCGGGCTGGGCGGTGACCGTGGTCGACCGGGCGCCCGGCCCGCGCACCGGCGGCCAGGCGATCGACGTGCGCGGCGTCGCCCTCGACGTCGTCGACGAGCTGGGGCTCGGCGACCGGATGCGCGCGCTGCGCACCCGGATGCGCGGGATGTCCATGGTGGACGGCGACGGCCACGAGCTGTTCCGGTCGGAGGAGCACACCTTCACCAGCGGACGGCTGGACAACGCCGACTTCGAGATCCTGCGCGACGACGTCGTCGGGATGTTGCTGGAGGCGCCCGGCGTCGAGTACGTCTTCGGCGACTCGATCACCGCCCTGACCGAAGAGGCGCACGGCGTGCGCGTCGGCTTCGAGCACGGCGGCTCCCGGACGTTCGACGTTGTCGTCGGGGCGGACGGCCTGCACTCGGCGGTGCGGCGGCTGGCCTTCGGCCCGGAGGAGGACTTCACCCGCCACCTCGGGCAGTACCTGGCGATCTTCCCGACGGCCAACTTCCTGGGCCTCGAGGACTGGCAGGTCTGGTTCCGGCACGAGCACACCGGGGGCGTGGCCTATCCCGTCCGGGACAACACCGAGCTCCGCGTGACCCTCGGCTTCGGCTCGGAACCGCTGCCGCGGATGGCCGTCCCGGAGCAGAAGCGGCTGATCGCCGAGCGGCTCGGCGGCGTCGGCTGGGAAGTCCCGAAGCTCCTCGAAGCCATGGCCGCCGCCGACGTCTTCTACTTCGACGCCATGGCCCAGATCCACCTCGACCGCTGGTCGGCCGGCCGGGTCGTGCTGGTCGGCGACGCCGGCTACTGCGCCTCGGCGCTGTCCGGCCAGGGGACGAGCCTCGCGCTGGTCGGCGCGTACGTCCTCGCGCAGGAACTGGATCGGGCCGCCCACGATGCGGCCTTCGCGGCCTACGAACGGCGGATGCGGCCCTTCGTCGCGCTCAACCAGGCGCTGGCCACCGAAAACCCCGAAGGACCGGCGTCGGAGGAGTCGGTCGAGCGGGCGAAGAACGCCATCAGTCTCGCTTGA
- a CDS encoding GntR family transcriptional regulator has translation MKYVAIADALRERIVRGELPPGARVPSTRRLAADHGVALATAAKALDRLTQEGLVRAEPRSGTVVADRDRRGAQRGLTREQLVRTAVAIADTEGLGALSMRGVAARLGVAAMAPYRYVRGKDELVLLMADAAFGEGGYPAKPSGDWRERLTLGGRTLWALFRRHPWLAQLGPITRPLPLRNLAVHGEWALSALSELGVDAATLCDLHVLFFGHVQGMAVHLEREQSALASSGLTEDDWMDHQGPAVAAMTAGHPTFARMLAELTETGYDLVLDDIFELGMRALLDGLALRFGR, from the coding sequence GTGAAGTACGTGGCCATCGCCGACGCACTGCGGGAGCGGATCGTGCGCGGTGAGCTCCCGCCGGGTGCGCGGGTGCCCTCGACCCGGCGGCTCGCGGCCGACCACGGAGTCGCGCTGGCGACCGCCGCGAAGGCGCTGGACCGGCTGACCCAGGAAGGCCTCGTCCGTGCCGAACCGCGGTCCGGCACGGTCGTCGCCGACCGGGACCGCCGCGGCGCTCAGCGAGGGCTGACTCGGGAGCAGCTCGTGCGGACCGCCGTCGCCATCGCCGACACCGAGGGCCTCGGCGCCCTGTCCATGCGCGGCGTCGCCGCCCGGCTCGGGGTCGCGGCGATGGCGCCGTACCGGTACGTGCGGGGCAAGGACGAGCTGGTGCTGCTCATGGCCGACGCCGCGTTCGGCGAGGGCGGCTATCCCGCGAAGCCGTCCGGCGACTGGCGCGAACGGCTGACGCTCGGCGGCCGGACGCTCTGGGCGCTCTTCCGGCGGCACCCGTGGCTGGCTCAGCTGGGGCCGATCACGCGGCCGCTGCCGCTGCGCAACCTGGCCGTGCACGGCGAGTGGGCCCTGTCGGCGCTGTCCGAGCTGGGCGTCGACGCGGCGACGCTGTGCGACCTGCACGTCCTGTTCTTCGGCCACGTCCAGGGGATGGCGGTCCACCTGGAGCGCGAGCAGAGCGCCCTGGCGTCGTCCGGGCTGACCGAGGACGACTGGATGGACCACCAGGGCCCCGCCGTGGCGGCGATGACGGCCGGGCACCCGACGTTCGCCAGGATGCTCGCCGAACTCACCGAGACCGGCTACGACCTGGTGCTGGACGACATCTTCGAGCTGGGCATGCGGGCCCTGCTCGACGGCCTGGCGCTGCGGTTCGGGCGTTAG
- a CDS encoding MarP family serine protease: MNWVDVVVLLLAVLAAVSGAYQGVIIALPSLVGVVLGAVAGIKLAPVVVSFFDDPVWKVAFAVATVVFLVAFGEAIGVYVGRRLRQKINPDKLSGIDKTLGAVVQALVVFVVAWLIATPLTAVSGAPWLAKAINNSVVLGKVNDTMPEAAQGFPSQLRKLLDASGFPSIVDPFQKAPTADTSPPDPALQSSEIVQQLHGSVVKIRGSASSCSRSLEGSGFVIAPQRVMTNAHVVAGTDTVGIETTQGDYPARVVYFDPEVDIAVLAVPRLKAEPLPFAPETAGAGDSAVVLGYPLDGPYRATPARVRGRINLRGPDIYEANTVQRDVFTVRAEIRSGNSGGPMVTPDGRVIGVVFGAAVEDPETGFTLTAEQVRAEVDAAPSQTTNVSTGSCAA, translated from the coding sequence GTGAACTGGGTCGATGTCGTGGTGCTGCTGCTGGCCGTGCTGGCGGCGGTGTCCGGCGCATACCAGGGCGTGATCATCGCGCTGCCGTCGCTCGTCGGCGTCGTGCTCGGGGCGGTCGCCGGGATCAAGCTCGCGCCGGTCGTGGTCTCGTTCTTCGACGACCCCGTCTGGAAGGTCGCCTTCGCGGTGGCCACCGTCGTCTTCCTGGTCGCCTTCGGCGAGGCGATCGGCGTGTACGTGGGCCGCCGGCTGCGGCAGAAGATCAACCCGGACAAGCTCTCCGGCATCGACAAGACGCTCGGCGCGGTCGTGCAGGCCCTGGTCGTGTTCGTGGTGGCGTGGTTGATCGCGACGCCGCTGACAGCCGTGTCCGGTGCGCCGTGGCTGGCCAAGGCGATCAACAACTCGGTGGTGCTCGGCAAGGTCAACGACACCATGCCGGAGGCCGCCCAGGGCTTCCCGAGCCAGCTGCGCAAGCTGCTCGACGCGTCCGGCTTCCCGTCCATCGTGGACCCGTTCCAGAAGGCCCCGACGGCGGACACCTCGCCGCCGGACCCGGCGTTGCAGAGCAGTGAGATCGTCCAGCAGCTGCACGGCAGCGTGGTCAAGATCCGCGGCAGCGCGAGTTCGTGCTCGCGGTCGCTCGAAGGCAGCGGGTTCGTGATCGCGCCGCAGCGGGTGATGACGAACGCGCACGTCGTGGCCGGTACCGACACCGTCGGCATCGAGACGACCCAAGGCGACTACCCCGCGCGCGTCGTCTACTTCGACCCGGAGGTCGACATCGCGGTGCTCGCGGTACCGCGGCTGAAGGCCGAGCCGCTCCCGTTCGCGCCGGAGACGGCGGGGGCGGGCGACAGCGCGGTCGTGCTCGGTTACCCGCTCGACGGCCCGTACCGGGCGACGCCGGCGCGTGTGCGCGGCCGGATCAACCTGCGCGGCCCGGACATCTACGAGGCGAACACCGTGCAGCGGGACGTCTTCACGGTCCGCGCCGAGATCCGCAGCGGCAACTCCGGCGGCCCGATGGTGACCCCGGACGGCAGGGTCATCGGCGTCGTCTTCGGCGCGGCGGTGGAGGACCCGGAGACCGGCTTCACGCTGACGGCCGAGCAGGTGCGCGCCGAAGTCGACGCGGCGCCGTCCCAGACGACGAACGTGTCCACCGGCTCCTGCGCGGCCTAA
- a CDS encoding CoA pyrophosphatase — protein MIGPLVEPESVPEWLRPLVKVSGEVDAKTFTRFSPPEDAYPRPAAVLILFGEREADGEPDILLQRRADTLGSHAGQVAFPGGGAEEGDGGPVGTALREAEEETGVVPAGVRPIAVLPELFVPVSGFAVTPVLAHWAEPSPVHAVDPAETASVARVAIADLVDPANRFTVQKKGMPWKGPAFEVGGLFVWGFTAGLLSVLLSLGGWEREWDPGDVRDLDEALAAFQARVVSGE, from the coding sequence GTGATCGGACCGCTGGTCGAACCCGAGTCGGTTCCCGAGTGGCTCCGGCCGCTGGTCAAGGTGAGCGGTGAGGTCGACGCCAAGACGTTCACGCGGTTCAGCCCGCCCGAAGACGCCTACCCGCGTCCCGCCGCGGTGCTCATCCTCTTCGGCGAGCGCGAAGCCGACGGCGAGCCGGACATCCTGCTGCAGCGCCGCGCCGACACGCTGGGCTCGCACGCCGGCCAGGTCGCCTTCCCCGGCGGCGGTGCCGAGGAGGGCGACGGCGGCCCGGTCGGGACCGCGCTGCGCGAGGCCGAAGAAGAGACCGGCGTAGTCCCCGCCGGCGTCCGGCCGATCGCGGTGCTGCCGGAACTGTTCGTCCCGGTGTCCGGGTTCGCCGTGACGCCGGTGCTGGCGCACTGGGCGGAGCCGTCGCCGGTGCACGCGGTCGACCCGGCCGAGACGGCGTCGGTCGCGCGCGTCGCCATCGCCGACCTGGTCGACCCGGCCAACCGGTTCACGGTGCAGAAGAAGGGCATGCCCTGGAAGGGGCCGGCCTTCGAGGTCGGCGGCCTCTTCGTGTGGGGGTTCACCGCCGGGCTGCTGTCGGTCCTCCTGAGCCTGGGAGGCTGGGAGCGCGAATGGGACCCGGGCGACGTCCGGGACCTCGACGAGGCGCTGGCCGCGTTCCAAGCGCGGGTTGTGAGCGGGGAGTGA
- a CDS encoding TlpA disulfide reductase family protein: MTRVTKWALAAAVLAVALLVALLPRGGDDPAAKPSEDLAPARAAAALQPCPAPGPAQPVKQLEGVTAECLGDGVRVDVGKALAGAPVLVNVWASWCEPCRTELPVLQEYAQRPGAVRVLGVQVQSPAKDGLDLLAKLGVHLPSVYDGNGQTGPVRAALKVPSALPASYLVTAGGVVRFIANPRSFVNTDQVRAAVEGAR; encoded by the coding sequence GTGACGAGAGTCACCAAGTGGGCGTTGGCCGCCGCCGTGCTGGCGGTGGCGCTGCTCGTCGCGCTGCTGCCGCGCGGAGGTGACGACCCGGCCGCGAAGCCGTCGGAGGACCTTGCGCCCGCCCGGGCCGCGGCGGCGCTCCAGCCGTGCCCGGCACCGGGGCCGGCGCAGCCGGTGAAGCAGCTCGAAGGCGTCACGGCGGAGTGCCTCGGCGACGGCGTGCGCGTCGACGTCGGCAAGGCCCTCGCCGGTGCTCCGGTGCTGGTCAACGTGTGGGCGTCGTGGTGCGAGCCGTGCCGGACCGAGCTGCCCGTGCTGCAGGAGTACGCGCAGCGGCCGGGTGCCGTGCGCGTGCTCGGCGTCCAGGTGCAGAGCCCGGCGAAGGACGGCCTGGACCTGCTGGCGAAGCTGGGCGTGCACCTGCCCTCGGTGTACGACGGCAACGGGCAGACCGGTCCGGTCCGGGCCGCGCTGAAGGTGCCTTCGGCGCTCCCGGCGTCCTACTTGGTCACCGCCGGCGGTGTGGTGCGGTTCATCGCGAATCCTCGCTCGTTCGTGAACACTGACCAGGTGCGCGCGGCAGTCGAGGGGGCAAGGTGA
- the nth gene encoding endonuclease III yields MKRCLDDVYPDAHCELDFTTPLELLVAVVLSAQTTDVRVNLVTPALFKRYRTAADYAGADRTELEEYLRSTGFYRAKANSVMGLGAALVERFDGEVPAKLEDLVTLPGVGRKTANVVLGNAFDVPGITVDTHFGRLVRRWGWTAEEDPVKVEHAIGELIPRKEWTMLSHRVIFHGRRVCHAKKPACGACPLARDCPSYGTGPTGFDEAAKLVKGVEKDHILAMAAPR; encoded by the coding sequence ATGAAGCGTTGCCTCGACGACGTGTATCCGGACGCCCACTGCGAGCTCGACTTCACCACGCCATTGGAACTGCTGGTCGCGGTCGTGCTGTCCGCGCAGACCACCGACGTCCGGGTGAACCTCGTCACGCCCGCGCTCTTCAAGCGCTACCGGACCGCCGCCGACTACGCGGGTGCCGACCGCACCGAGCTGGAGGAGTACCTCCGGAGCACCGGCTTCTACCGGGCGAAGGCGAACTCGGTGATGGGCCTGGGCGCGGCGCTGGTCGAGCGCTTCGACGGCGAGGTCCCGGCCAAGCTCGAAGACCTGGTCACCCTGCCCGGCGTCGGCCGCAAGACCGCCAACGTCGTCCTCGGCAACGCCTTCGACGTCCCGGGCATCACCGTCGACACCCACTTCGGCCGGCTGGTCCGGCGCTGGGGCTGGACGGCGGAGGAGGACCCGGTCAAGGTCGAGCACGCGATCGGCGAGCTGATCCCCCGCAAGGAGTGGACGATGCTCTCGCACCGGGTGATCTTCCACGGCCGCCGCGTCTGCCACGCCAAGAAGCCGGCCTGCGGCGCCTGCCCGCTGGCCAGGGACTGCCCGTCGTACGGCACCGGCCCGACCGGGTTCGACGAAGCCGCGAAGCTGGTCAAAGGCGTCGAGAAGGACCACATCCTGGCCATGGCTGCGCCTCGGTGA
- a CDS encoding Crp/Fnr family transcriptional regulator codes for MDETLARAGIFQGVEPAAAEALAQTLESVEFPRGHVIFNEGEPGDKLYIIQSGKVKIGRKSPDGRENLLGIFGPSDMFGELSIFDPGPRTSSATTVTEVRAVTMDRPALRQWISTRPEIAEQLLRVVARRLRRTNNMVAELIFTDVPGRVARALLQLAQRFGSQEAGLLRVTHDLTQEEIAQYVGASRETVNKALADFAHRGWLRLEGKSVLILDPERLARRAR; via the coding sequence GTGGACGAAACCCTGGCCCGTGCGGGCATTTTCCAGGGTGTGGAGCCGGCAGCGGCGGAGGCGCTGGCCCAGACCTTGGAATCCGTGGAGTTCCCCCGCGGCCATGTCATCTTCAACGAGGGTGAACCCGGCGACAAGCTGTACATCATCCAGTCCGGCAAGGTGAAGATCGGCCGCAAGTCCCCGGACGGCCGCGAGAACCTGCTGGGCATCTTCGGCCCGTCCGACATGTTCGGCGAGCTGTCCATCTTCGACCCCGGCCCCCGGACGTCGAGCGCGACCACGGTCACCGAGGTCCGCGCGGTCACCATGGACCGCCCGGCGCTGCGGCAGTGGATCTCGACCCGCCCGGAGATCGCCGAGCAGCTGCTGCGCGTCGTCGCGCGCCGGCTGCGCCGGACGAACAACATGGTCGCCGAACTGATCTTCACCGACGTCCCGGGCCGCGTGGCGCGGGCGCTGCTGCAGCTCGCGCAGCGGTTCGGCAGCCAGGAGGCGGGCCTGCTGCGGGTCACGCACGACCTGACCCAGGAAGAGATCGCCCAGTACGTCGGGGCGTCGCGCGAGACCGTCAACAAGGCGCTCGCCGACTTCGCCCACCGTGGCTGGCTGCGGCTCGAGGGCAAGAGCGTGCTGATCCTCGACCCGGAGCGCCTGGCCCGCCGGGCCCGCTGA
- a CDS encoding MFS transporter, giving the protein MSQSVSNHESRTSLADYRTALTTRAVRWPVVAAVLARLPIAMIGISALLYVQRETGSFAVAGLVSAGSLVGVSVGAVVQGRLIDRFGPTRPLLTVSVMLALSMSALVTAIESHAATAVLVSLGALTGLTEPMVGSASRALWGRLLPPGGPRNAAYSYEAISMEVFFILGPGVAGLLVMAPWAGTGLVLGVALQFTGAVLFALSPAVRAWGPVPGSSKSLLGALASPGMRTLAIAALGFGVVIGFVEVAVPASATEAGHASVGGLLLSAWSLSSVAFGVAYSLRPWPRRLGLRLPVLLGGFGALVALLAWPSSLWGLALMMLLAGALITPQSTAHSTAIEVVAPAGTAAEAFGWVLTAVTLGLAAGQSISGYVVEHAGPGAAFLAASVAGLVLALVVWLLRGTVRAAPSAPVPELVNA; this is encoded by the coding sequence GTGTCCCAGTCTGTGTCGAACCACGAAAGCCGCACGTCTCTCGCCGACTACCGGACCGCGCTGACGACCCGGGCGGTCCGGTGGCCCGTCGTCGCGGCCGTGCTCGCCCGCCTGCCGATCGCCATGATCGGCATCTCGGCCCTGCTCTACGTCCAGCGCGAGACGGGTTCCTTCGCCGTCGCCGGGCTCGTCTCGGCCGGTTCACTCGTCGGTGTTTCGGTGGGTGCGGTGGTGCAGGGCAGGCTGATCGACCGGTTCGGGCCGACGCGGCCGCTGCTCACCGTCTCGGTCATGCTGGCGCTGTCGATGAGCGCGCTGGTCACGGCCATCGAGTCGCACGCCGCGACCGCCGTGCTGGTCTCGCTCGGCGCCCTCACCGGGCTGACCGAGCCGATGGTCGGGTCGGCGTCGCGGGCGCTGTGGGGACGGCTGCTCCCGCCGGGCGGCCCGCGCAACGCCGCCTACTCGTACGAGGCGATCAGCATGGAGGTCTTCTTCATCCTCGGCCCCGGCGTGGCCGGGCTGCTGGTCATGGCGCCGTGGGCGGGCACCGGCCTGGTGCTCGGGGTGGCGCTGCAGTTCACCGGCGCGGTGCTGTTCGCCCTGAGCCCGGCCGTGCGGGCGTGGGGCCCTGTTCCGGGTTCTTCGAAGTCACTGCTGGGCGCACTGGCCAGCCCGGGCATGCGCACGCTGGCCATCGCCGCACTGGGCTTCGGCGTCGTGATCGGGTTCGTCGAGGTCGCCGTGCCGGCCTCGGCCACCGAAGCGGGCCACGCGTCCGTGGGTGGCCTGCTGCTGTCGGCGTGGTCGCTGAGCTCGGTCGCGTTCGGCGTCGCCTACAGCCTGCGGCCGTGGCCGCGCCGGCTGGGCCTGCGGCTGCCGGTCCTGCTCGGCGGGTTCGGTGCGCTGGTCGCGCTGCTCGCGTGGCCGTCCTCGCTGTGGGGCCTGGCGCTGATGATGCTGCTGGCGGGCGCGTTGATCACACCGCAGTCGACGGCCCACTCGACGGCGATCGAGGTGGTCGCGCCGGCCGGGACCGCGGCCGAGGCGTTCGGCTGGGTGCTCACGGCCGTGACGCTGGGGCTGGCGGCCGGCCAGTCGATCAGCGGGTACGTCGTCGAGCACGCCGGCCCGGGCGCGGCCTTCCTGGCGGCGAGTGTGGCCGGGCTGGTGCTCGCGCTGGTCGTGTGGCTGCTGCGCGGCACGGTCCGTGCGGCCCCGTCCGCTCCGGTTCCCGAGCTGGTCAACGCGTAG